A genomic region of Meiothermus cerbereus DSM 11376 contains the following coding sequences:
- a CDS encoding NAD(P)/FAD-dependent oxidoreductase: MNTPVWDDGNWHPLPHLEGNLESEFCVVGLGGSGLSAILELLRLGRTVVGIDAGSVAGGAAGRNGGFLLAGVAKFYHQSVAEHGPALARRLYQATLEQIAHMQRETPEAIWPVGSLRIAASEEELQDCAAHLKALRADGFEAEPYEGPEGQGLLIPSDAAFNPLQRCRTLARQALEAGARLFENTPAHKISGQEVQTLQGCIRCQKVLVAVDGRLEHLLPELKGRVRTARLQMLATAPVARRYKRPVYRRWGYDYWQQLPDGRIALGGMRDAGGEAEWTAQNEPSDTVQHRLEALLHQLGIEAPITHRWAASVGYSANGLPIAEEVRPDVWAIGAYSGTGNVVGALLGREAAWVLHGSRRPGAVLLT, from the coding sequence ATGAACACACCCGTTTGGGATGATGGAAACTGGCATCCCCTGCCACACCTGGAAGGGAACCTCGAGAGCGAGTTTTGCGTGGTGGGCTTGGGGGGTTCGGGACTTTCGGCCATCCTCGAGCTTCTAAGGCTGGGGCGAACCGTGGTGGGGATAGATGCGGGCTCGGTGGCGGGCGGGGCGGCAGGCCGCAATGGGGGGTTCTTGCTGGCTGGGGTGGCTAAGTTTTACCACCAGAGTGTGGCCGAGCACGGGCCTGCGCTTGCCCGAAGGCTCTACCAGGCTACCCTCGAGCAGATCGCCCATATGCAGCGCGAGACACCAGAGGCCATCTGGCCGGTGGGTTCGCTGCGCATTGCGGCCTCGGAGGAGGAACTGCAGGACTGTGCCGCTCACCTAAAGGCCCTCAGGGCCGACGGGTTTGAGGCCGAACCCTACGAAGGCCCAGAGGGGCAGGGCTTGCTGATTCCCAGTGATGCTGCTTTCAATCCCCTGCAGCGCTGTCGGACATTAGCGCGACAAGCCCTGGAGGCGGGGGCCCGGCTTTTTGAAAATACCCCTGCACACAAGATTAGTGGCCAGGAAGTGCAAACCCTCCAGGGGTGCATACGCTGCCAGAAGGTACTGGTGGCGGTGGACGGGAGGCTCGAGCATCTGCTGCCCGAACTAAAGGGCCGGGTACGCACCGCCCGCTTGCAAATGCTGGCTACGGCTCCGGTAGCCCGGCGCTATAAGCGGCCTGTCTATCGCCGCTGGGGATACGACTACTGGCAGCAGTTGCCCGATGGACGCATCGCGCTGGGAGGTATGCGCGACGCCGGAGGCGAGGCCGAGTGGACGGCCCAGAATGAACCCAGCGATACGGTGCAGCATCGCCTGGAGGCGCTTTTGCATCAACTTGGTATCGAGGCCCCCATTACCCACCGCTGGGCCGCCTCGGTGGGCTACAGCGCGAACGGGCTGCCCATTGCCGAGGAGGTGCGGCCCGACGTGTGGGCCATTGGCGCTTACAGCGGAACTGGAAACGTGGTGGGGGCTTTGCTGGGCCGTGAAGCGGCCTGGGTTTTACATGGCAGCCGGAGGCCGGGAGCGGTATTGCTAACCTGA
- the rpsB gene encoding 30S ribosomal protein S2: MAVNVSIKELLEAGVHFGHETKRWNPKMKRYIYAERNGIFIIDLQKSMVELERTFKYVQDLAMRGATILYVGTKKQAQEIIQQEADRAGMPYVNQRWLGGMLTNFRTITAQVNRLAELEALFASDEIKERVKTEQVKLQHELERLQKNLGGFRKLRRLPDAIFVVDPTKEAIAVKEARKLGIPVIALADTDSDPDVCDYIVPGNDDAIRSIQLIVSRMTDLIVEARGGGREVSAAASSDQATEVAEA; encoded by the coding sequence ATGGCTGTCAACGTAAGCATCAAGGAACTGCTCGAGGCCGGTGTGCACTTCGGCCACGAAACCAAGCGCTGGAACCCCAAGATGAAGCGCTACATCTATGCCGAGCGCAACGGCATTTTCATTATTGACCTGCAAAAAAGCATGGTTGAGCTCGAGCGCACCTTCAAGTATGTGCAGGACCTGGCCATGCGGGGGGCCACTATCCTCTACGTAGGCACCAAAAAGCAAGCCCAAGAAATCATCCAGCAGGAAGCCGACCGAGCTGGGATGCCTTATGTCAACCAGCGCTGGCTGGGTGGGATGCTGACCAATTTCCGCACCATCACTGCTCAGGTAAACCGCTTAGCCGAGCTCGAGGCCCTCTTTGCCTCCGATGAAATCAAAGAGCGGGTCAAGACCGAGCAGGTGAAACTTCAGCACGAGCTCGAGCGCTTGCAAAAAAACCTTGGTGGTTTCCGCAAGCTGCGCCGTCTGCCCGACGCCATTTTCGTAGTAGACCCCACCAAGGAAGCCATCGCCGTTAAGGAAGCCCGCAAACTGGGCATTCCGGTGATCGCCCTGGCCGATACCGACTCCGACCCCGATGTCTGCGACTACATCGTTCCCGGCAACGACGACGCCATCCGCTCGATTCAGCTCATCGTAAGCCGCATGACCGACCTGATTGTGGAGGCTCGTGGCGGCGGACGTGAGGTTTCTGCCGCTGCCAGCAGCGACCAGGCCACTGAAGTAGCCGAAGCGTAA
- the tsf gene encoding translation elongation factor Ts, protein MTQLEQIKKLREQTGAGMSDVKKALEDAGWDMEKATTLLRERGALKAAKKADREAREGIIGSYIHHNQRVGVLVELNSETDFVARNEEFQRLAKDIAMHIAMANPRYVSIEEVSQEDLEKEKAIYIQQLLNEGKPQNIAEKAAEGRLKKFYEEMVLLEQPFVKDDKIKVGDLIKAAIAKIGENIQIKRFCRFEVGA, encoded by the coding sequence ATGACACAACTTGAGCAAATCAAAAAACTCCGCGAGCAAACCGGCGCTGGCATGAGCGATGTCAAGAAAGCCCTGGAAGATGCAGGCTGGGACATGGAAAAAGCCACCACTCTGCTGCGCGAACGGGGCGCCCTCAAAGCCGCCAAAAAAGCCGATCGCGAGGCCCGGGAGGGCATCATCGGTTCCTACATCCACCACAACCAGCGGGTGGGGGTGCTGGTCGAGCTCAACTCCGAAACCGATTTCGTAGCCCGCAACGAAGAGTTCCAGCGTCTGGCCAAGGACATCGCCATGCACATCGCCATGGCCAACCCTCGTTACGTTAGCATCGAGGAAGTTTCTCAGGAAGACCTCGAGAAAGAAAAAGCCATCTATATTCAGCAGCTCCTCAACGAAGGCAAGCCGCAGAACATCGCCGAAAAGGCCGCCGAGGGCCGCCTTAAGAAATTCTACGAGGAGATGGTTCTTTTAGAGCAGCCTTTCGTAAAAGACGATAAAATCAAGGTGGGCGACTTGATCAAGGCCGCTATCGCCAAGATTGGTGAAAACATCCAGATCAAGCGCTTCTGCCGATTTGAAGTTGGAGCGTAG
- the pyrH gene encoding UMP kinase: MKYKRVLLKLSGEFMSGNGFGIQPEATKALAQEVAKAHQLGVQVAIVVGGGNFWRGARQGVGMDRASADYIGMLATIMNALALQDALEYIGVPTRVQTSLTIQQVAEPYIRRRAIRHLEKGRVVIFGGGTGNPFVTTDTAAALRGLEMNVDAVLMAKNKVDGVYSDDPRKNPEARKFDDLTYHQALVEGLQVMDATAMALCQEQNMPIVVFDMFTEGNLERIIRGERVGTLVHS, translated from the coding sequence ATGAAATACAAGCGGGTTCTGCTCAAACTATCGGGTGAATTTATGAGTGGCAATGGGTTTGGTATCCAGCCCGAGGCCACCAAAGCGCTGGCTCAAGAGGTGGCCAAGGCCCATCAGCTTGGTGTGCAGGTCGCGATTGTGGTAGGTGGTGGCAATTTCTGGCGTGGAGCACGCCAGGGGGTGGGCATGGATCGCGCCAGCGCCGATTACATTGGGATGCTGGCCACCATCATGAATGCGCTGGCTTTGCAGGATGCGCTCGAGTACATCGGTGTGCCAACACGTGTTCAGACCTCACTAACCATTCAGCAGGTAGCCGAACCCTACATAAGACGACGGGCCATCCGACATCTGGAAAAAGGCCGGGTGGTTATTTTTGGTGGTGGAACCGGCAACCCCTTTGTTACCACCGATACCGCCGCAGCCCTGCGTGGCCTGGAGATGAACGTGGACGCCGTACTGATGGCTAAAAATAAGGTGGACGGGGTCTATAGCGACGACCCCCGAAAGAACCCAGAAGCCAGGAAGTTCGACGACCTCACCTACCATCAAGCCCTGGTCGAGGGCCTGCAGGTTATGGATGCTACGGCCATGGCTTTATGCCAGGAACAAAACATGCCCATCGTGGTCTTCGATATGTTTACCGAGGGCAATTTAGAGAGAATCATCAGGGGTGAGCGGGTAGGAACCCTGGTGCACAGCTAG
- the frr gene encoding ribosome recycling factor, with the protein MMLKDLYNETRQHMQKSLEALEHHLATMRTGRANPAILSNIKVEYYGSAMPLNQVGTVSSPDPRTLVIQSWDPGMLKEIEKAIRDSDLGLNPTNKGDALYINIPPLTEERRRDLVKSVKHYAEEARIAVRNIRREALDKTKKLEKDLHLSEDEIKRAEAEIQKITDEFIHKIDEALNKKEQEILKG; encoded by the coding sequence ATCATGCTCAAAGACCTGTACAACGAAACCAGACAGCACATGCAAAAATCGCTGGAAGCCCTCGAGCACCACCTCGCCACCATGCGTACCGGAAGGGCCAATCCCGCCATTCTCAGCAACATCAAAGTGGAGTATTACGGTTCCGCCATGCCCCTGAACCAGGTCGGTACAGTCTCTTCGCCAGACCCCCGCACCCTGGTGATTCAGTCGTGGGATCCGGGCATGCTCAAGGAGATCGAAAAAGCCATCCGCGACTCCGATCTTGGCCTGAACCCCACCAACAAAGGCGATGCGTTGTACATTAACATTCCGCCCTTAACCGAAGAACGCCGCCGCGATCTGGTCAAGTCGGTCAAACATTACGCAGAAGAAGCCCGTATCGCCGTGCGAAACATCCGGCGCGAAGCGCTGGACAAGACCAAAAAGTTGGAAAAAGACCTGCACCTCTCCGAAGACGAGATCAAACGCGCCGAGGCCGAAATTCAAAAAATCACCGACGAGTTCATTCATAAAATTGACGAGGCCCTGAACAAAAAAGAGCAGGAAATTCTGAAGGGCTGA
- a CDS encoding phosphatidate cytidylyltransferase has protein sequence MVPEARPDPSLPTRVISSLIGVVVLFVVLWEGRVFMFLALVFILVVGSLELRYMLRNKGIELNMAFLIGGGLVMLLFSLPQLHDIYPGVPWREIALGLVLIGAFSSELIVGANIQRFAYSLMAFLYLPWTLGFFLLLRHSPDGNVGLWILALPLITSFANDIGGYFVGRYLGKRKLAPTISPGKTVEGSIGGIVTSFVLLFLFTTIVRSAYPESPFALFRPVELFVVNLVLSFAAQLGDLTESMLKRYCGVKDSGHFLPGHGGLLDRLDSHLFTVPLTYYLLTIFM, from the coding sequence GTGGTGCCCGAAGCCCGACCAGACCCCTCGCTGCCCACCCGTGTGATCTCCTCACTGATCGGGGTGGTGGTGTTGTTTGTGGTGCTGTGGGAAGGTCGCGTTTTTATGTTTTTGGCCCTGGTATTCATCCTGGTGGTGGGTTCGCTCGAGCTCCGCTATATGCTTCGCAACAAGGGCATCGAGCTGAATATGGCCTTCCTGATTGGCGGGGGGCTGGTCATGCTGCTCTTCAGCCTGCCCCAGCTCCACGACATCTACCCCGGCGTGCCCTGGCGGGAAATTGCCTTAGGCCTGGTGCTGATTGGTGCATTTAGCTCGGAGCTAATCGTTGGCGCCAACATCCAGCGGTTTGCCTACAGCCTGATGGCCTTTTTGTACCTGCCCTGGACCCTGGGGTTTTTCCTGCTGTTGCGCCACTCCCCCGACGGCAACGTGGGGCTTTGGATTCTGGCGCTGCCTTTGATTACTAGCTTTGCCAACGATATTGGGGGCTATTTTGTGGGGCGTTACCTGGGAAAGCGCAAATTGGCACCCACCATAAGCCCCGGCAAAACCGTCGAAGGCTCCATTGGCGGTATTGTCACCAGCTTTGTACTGCTGTTCCTTTTTACCACCATCGTGCGCTCGGCCTATCCCGAAAGCCCCTTCGCCTTATTCAGGCCGGTAGAGTTGTTTGTGGTCAACCTGGTGCTCTCTTTTGCCGCCCAGCTCGGCGACCTGACCGAATCCATGCTCAAGCGCTACTGCGGCGTAAAGGACTCAGGTCACTTCCTGCCAGGCCACGGCGGTCTGCTCGACCGCCTGGACTCGCACCTGTTCACTGTGCCCCTCACCTACTATCTGCTGACCATCTTCATGTAG